A stretch of the Heterodontus francisci isolate sHetFra1 chromosome 10, sHetFra1.hap1, whole genome shotgun sequence genome encodes the following:
- the tent5c gene encoding terminal nucleotidyltransferase 5C, translating into MAESKATSVLSWDQVSSLNDVLTEVVLIHGRGNFPTLEVRLKDVVKTVRTRLFESGILVRDIRLNGSAASHVLVKNNGLNYKDLDLIFGVDLPGETEFQLVKDVVLGCLLEFLPEGVNKERITPLTLKEVYVQKMVKVCTDTDRWSLISLSNNNGKNVELKFVDSLRRQFEFSVDSFQIILDSLLFYYDCSENPMSEHFHPTVIGESVYGDFEEALGHLRNTLIATKTPEEIRGGGLLKYCNLLVREFKPASEEVIKSLERYMCSRFFIDFPDITEQQRKLEVYLQNHFIGEEKSKYDYLMILRNVVNESTVCLMGHERRQTLNLISLLALRVLAEQNIIPNVTNVTCYYQPAPYVSDANFSNYYVAHTATSYQQSYPTWLPCN; encoded by the coding sequence ATGGCAGAAAGTAAGGCCACTAGTGTGctgagctgggatcaagtgagcagTTTGAATGATGTCCTTACTGAAGTGGTCCTTATTCACGGCCGTGGAAACTTTCCAACATTAGAGGTCAGACTCAAAGATGTGGTTAAGACTGTAAGGACCAGGCTCTTTGAAAGTGGAATTCTAGTACGGGATATCCGTCTTAACGGGTCAGCAGCCAGCCATGTCCTAGTAAAGAATAATGGCTTAAACTACAAAGATTTGGACTTAATTTTTGGGGTTGATCTACCAGGGGAAACTGAATTCCAGTTGGTAAAAGATGTGGTGTTGGGTTGTTTGTTGGAATTTCTTCCAGAAGGAGTCAACAAGGAAAGAATCACACCCCTTACGCTCAAGGAGGTCTATGTGCAAAAAATGGTGAAAGTTTGCACAGATACAGACCGTTGGAGCTTGATTTCTCTCTCCAACAATAATGGGAAGAATGTGGAATTGAAATTTGTGGACTCTCTCCGTCGACAGTTTGAGTTCAGTGTTGATTCCTTCCAGATCATCTTGGATTCTCTCTTATTTTATTACGATTGCTCTGAGAACCCAATGAGTGAACATTTTCACCCAACAGTAATTGGGGAAAGTGTATATGGGGACTTTGAGGAAGCGTTAGGCCACCTCAGGAATACACTAATTGCAACCAAGACTCCAGAGGAAATCAGAGGAGGAGGACTGTTGAAATACTGCAATCTTCTGGTTAGAGAATTCAAACCAGCCAGTGAAGAAGTAATCAAATCCTTAGAGCGGTATATGTGCTCCCGTTTCTTTATTGATTTCCCAGACATCACTGAACAACAGAGAAAACTGGAAGTCTACCTCCAGAACCACTTCATTGGGGAGGAGAAAAGCAAATACGATTACCTGATGATCTTGAGAAATGTTGTGAATGAGAGCACTGTTTGTTTGATGGGACATGAAAGACGCCAAACTCTCAACCTAATAAGCCTCTTAGCCCTCAGGGTGCTGGCAGAGCAGAACATCATCCCCAATGTCACCAATGTCACTTGCTATTACcagcctgctccatatgtcagtgatgcaaATTTTAGCAACTACTATGTAGCACATACTGCCACCTCATACCAACAATCGTATCCTACCTGGCTTCCCTGCAACTAA